Within the Leptogranulimonas caecicola genome, the region CACGAAATAATAAATTCCTTGTGCGCGATTCAAAGTCGACCTCGTCTAATGAACTGAGGTCGACTTCTTGTTTGATCCATGTTTCAGCCAATGACAGGCTCGCTGTCTAGAGGGAAAGGGTTTCTCGGTTATCTAAGAGTTTTACTTGCCGACAAACCCCTTTTTTCAAGACTTAGAGCAAGAGGCAAATAACGGAGAGCGGTTTTATGGTCGCATCGTTTAGGGGTGTTTAGCTGACGTATCAATGATCTTTAATTTCGTTTTCGGTTTATTGGCCCCAGTTTTAGGTATCTTTAAGCGCTTATTGGTATACCAAGTGGGGGATACTAGGGATTACCAGAAGAAGGAGGGAAGAAGCTGTTCGCAAGGTAGTTCCTAAACAAGAGCTGCTACAGGGGGCCGTTTGCTCGCATGCAAGCCAGAACGGTCGTTGGCTTCGGTAAACAACTGGGCGAGGCTTACATATCAGCTTCATAAAGTCGGCTGATAAGCGTCAATCATTGTTCCATTTGAAGGCCAAAGGACTAGGATACTGAATCGACTCAACGGTCCGCCCCTCAAGAGAGGACCCAAGGGCACATGTATTGGCTTGTAGGTGCACTTATCGGGCTACTGGGGGCGCTCCCCGGTCTCCGGTTGGCTCATGATGCACGTAGCGGTCGCCGCGTATCGGTGGCCGCGGGCCTTGCCGTCACGCTCGCATCCACAATCATGTTGGTGCTTGCAGTCGCAGCGGGGTATTACCTACATAGTTCCGAGTTTGCCTCCTTCGCCTTTGCGATGGTGACAGTTTTTCTCGGGACCTGGACCATAGAAGCAATGCTGGCTTGGCGGTGGATAGTCCACGGTCGCCGGCAATAAGAAGGAGGAAACGTGGGAGAGTTCGAGGAGCTACCTGAGCACGTTAACGAGCTCGTTGACAGCTTCATCGCAGAGCCTGTGGTGGGTGACCTCAACGTAGGTATCACCCAATACACCTTCTACATGTTCCTTGCCGTCGCCATTATCTTTGTGGTGCTTTTCATTTTTAAGAAGAAAGAGTCGGTGTCTTTGGTGCCCCAGGGTCGCTTTGTGAACGCAGTGGAATATGTGATTGAGTTCGCACGCAAAGACCTGGTTGAGGACATCCTGCATAGCACCTGGCGCCAGCACTTCCCCTTCATCGCCACGGTCTTCTTCTTCATTCTGGTCAACAATCTGTTGGGAGTTATTCCTGGCATGCACCCAGGCACGGGTACCATTGGCGTGACCTTTGCCCTGGCGCTTATCTCGTTTGTGTACTTCATCTACGTAGGCGTGAAAAAAGATGGCGGCTGGGGTTATATCAAGAGCCTCAAGCCTAAGGGCGTTCCATTCCCGCTGGACTGGCTTGTATGGCTTATTGAGCTGTTCTCTACGTTCCTTCGTCTTATTACACTGGCTGTGCGTTTGTTCTGCAACATGTTTGCCGGCCACGTAGTTATGGGTACCTTCGCAATCCTGGCATCTCTTTTCATCTCTCGATTTGCCCAGGGCGTCACTCTTGAAGCCTTTACGGGCGCAGGCATCTCTCTGCTCTGGCTTCTGGTGCTTATCGTCATCTATCTCGTTGAGATTCTTGTAGCTGCCATCCAGGCATACGTGTTCTCGTTGCTCACGGCGGTCTACGTGCAAATCGCCGAGGAAGATGAGTAATCATCGGCATATCGACGGGTAATACCGTCTGTGCATAGTTCGATCCCATAAGAAGGCCCGGTCGGAAGGGCCGTTGCTAAAGGAGGAATCGTGGGAGTCATCGGTTACGGAATTGGTGTTGTTGGTGCCGGTTTGGGCATCGGTCTTGCTGCCTACGGCGCAACTACGTCCATGGCCCGTCAGCCCGAGGTTCAGGGTCGTCTGTTCACCGTCTTCATCCTTGCCTCTGCATTCGTCGAGGCACTGGCCCTTATCGGCTTCGTGGTCTCCCTGCTTGCCTAATTACTATTCACGTCAAGCTCGTTGGAGGTTTCAGAAATGAATCGTACCTGTGCAGGTAGAGGGGTTCTGCCCTCTGCAGTGGGGGCTCTCGTGGCAGTGATTCTCACTGCGCCAACACCCGCACTGGCTGCCTCCGCCTTCGACATCCTCGTCCCTAAGCCGGCTGAGTTTATACCAGCCCTGGTGGCCTTCATTGTGATCTGGGTCATCCTCGCCAAGCTTGTGTGGCCTACGGTGTTAAAGACGCTAGATGCTCGCCAGCAGACCATTCAGAACAATCTGGATGCTGCCGAGCAGGCTAAAGTCGAGGCTGCTGAAGCGCTAAAGAAGGCTGAGGCTGCGGTTGATGAAGCCCAGATTCAGGCTGATGACATTGTGGCTGAGGCAAAAAAGACCGCTGAGGCCTCCCGGGCTGCCATTATCGAGAAGGCCAATGCCGATGCCAAGCAAATCACTGATCGCGCTCGCGAGAATATCGATGCTGAGCGCAATGCAGCTATGGCTGAGCTTGTAGATCAGGCCGCAGATCTTGCTGTGGACTTGGCGAGCAAGATCATCGGCGAGCATCTTGATGTAGAGACACAGAAGCGTCTCATCGAGAAGTCGCTGGCGGAGGCTGGAGACGCCAATGTCGACGAATAGCCGTATGGAGCAAGA harbors:
- the atpB gene encoding F0F1 ATP synthase subunit A yields the protein MGEFEELPEHVNELVDSFIAEPVVGDLNVGITQYTFYMFLAVAIIFVVLFIFKKKESVSLVPQGRFVNAVEYVIEFARKDLVEDILHSTWRQHFPFIATVFFFILVNNLLGVIPGMHPGTGTIGVTFALALISFVYFIYVGVKKDGGWGYIKSLKPKGVPFPLDWLVWLIELFSTFLRLITLAVRLFCNMFAGHVVMGTFAILASLFISRFAQGVTLEAFTGAGISLLWLLVLIVIYLVEILVAAIQAYVFSLLTAVYVQIAEEDE
- a CDS encoding ATP synthase F0 subunit C; the encoded protein is MGVIGYGIGVVGAGLGIGLAAYGATTSMARQPEVQGRLFTVFILASAFVEALALIGFVVSLLA
- the atpF gene encoding F0F1 ATP synthase subunit B; the protein is MAVILTAPTPALAASAFDILVPKPAEFIPALVAFIVIWVILAKLVWPTVLKTLDARQQTIQNNLDAAEQAKVEAAEALKKAEAAVDEAQIQADDIVAEAKKTAEASRAAIIEKANADAKQITDRARENIDAERNAAMAELVDQAADLAVDLASKIIGEHLDVETQKRLIEKSLAEAGDANVDE